The following proteins come from a genomic window of Candidatus Cloacimonadaceae bacterium:
- a CDS encoding XdhC/CoxI family protein — protein sequence MNNKDYYTRLYELNQKSCLMWQALIVKVQGSTPARSGMKMIIPLYDDEFGNLGGGEMEHYIINFTRKEKPEKPIVRTFLLSDTGEGVKDPEETPTAMICGGIVTVFIEPLYQVKKLFVIGAGHCGRALGHLAKLCGFQVSLIDNRKEIIESLAEDMCDAAYLNDYEHLDVAIVFDHNAHIVIMTHGHVHDKGVLEFCLDKEYAYLGMIGSKQKVAQTFANLKDKGISEELLSKVHAPIGLPIGSQTPYEIAVSIMAEMIALDRRVET from the coding sequence ATGAATAACAAGGACTATTATACCAGACTATATGAACTCAATCAAAAATCCTGCTTGATGTGGCAGGCGCTGATCGTTAAGGTACAGGGTTCCACACCTGCCAGATCCGGTATGAAAATGATCATCCCCCTCTATGATGATGAATTTGGCAATCTCGGCGGCGGAGAGATGGAGCATTACATCATCAATTTCACTCGGAAGGAAAAGCCGGAAAAGCCAATAGTCAGGACATTTCTGCTCTCCGATACCGGCGAAGGGGTCAAAGATCCGGAAGAGACACCCACTGCCATGATTTGCGGGGGAATCGTTACCGTATTTATCGAGCCCCTCTATCAGGTAAAGAAACTATTTGTGATCGGCGCCGGGCATTGTGGAAGAGCTTTGGGTCATCTGGCAAAGCTTTGCGGCTTTCAGGTTTCGCTGATCGACAACCGCAAGGAGATCATAGAATCCCTCGCCGAAGACATGTGTGACGCCGCATATTTAAACGACTATGAACATCTGGACGTGGCGATCGTTTTCGACCACAATGCCCATATCGTAATCATGACCCACGGGCACGTGCACGATAAAGGAGTGCTGGAGTTTTGTCTGGACAAGGAATATGCCTATCTGGGCATGATCGGCAGCAAACAAAAAGTGGCGCAGACCTTTGCCAATCTAAAAGACAAGGGCATCTCTGAGGAATTGCTCAGCAAAGTCCACGCTCCCATTGGTTTGCCCATCGGCTCGCAAACGCCCTACGAGATTGCCGTTTCCATCATGGCAGAGATGATAGCTCTGGATAGGAGAGTGGAAACATAA
- a CDS encoding RNA methyltransferase — MKSLDHYHQNKFNRFVPERQRKAVLKLIQALETALSKDDVRSEIKQHLIECIGLMENHDGEEFFPLAEKLRQTNDLHKILRLIHPWLKDEVRDQDFSVVKTDGQIKRSELIFPASRQIIVILDNLRSVFNVGSIFRTAECLAVKELWLCGITPTPDHRAMNKTSRDTCESVNWRQFDTATAAVLSAKADGCRICALETISGATSVYDFEPSLPMALIIGNEALGISDDVLKVCDDYLYLPVQGWKNSLNVGVAFAAMAYHLVCNNQISDKFKGAPQ, encoded by the coding sequence ATGAAAAGCCTTGACCACTACCATCAAAACAAATTTAACCGCTTCGTCCCCGAACGCCAACGGAAAGCGGTATTGAAGCTGATCCAAGCTCTGGAAACGGCTCTTTCCAAAGATGACGTACGCTCTGAGATCAAGCAGCACCTCATAGAGTGCATCGGATTGATGGAAAACCACGATGGGGAGGAGTTTTTCCCGCTGGCGGAAAAGCTGAGGCAAACCAATGACCTGCACAAAATCCTGCGTTTGATCCATCCCTGGCTGAAGGACGAGGTGCGAGATCAGGATTTTTCCGTGGTCAAAACCGACGGTCAGATTAAACGCTCCGAACTCATTTTTCCCGCGTCAAGGCAGATCATCGTGATTCTGGACAATCTGCGCAGCGTTTTCAACGTCGGCTCCATTTTCCGCACGGCGGAATGTTTGGCTGTCAAGGAGTTATGGCTTTGCGGCATAACGCCGACGCCGGATCATCGCGCCATGAATAAGACCTCGCGCGATACCTGCGAAAGCGTGAATTGGCGTCAGTTTGATACCGCCACTGCGGCTGTTTTGTCTGCCAAAGCGGATGGCTGCCGCATTTGCGCTTTGGAAACGATTTCCGGCGCGACCTCGGTGTATGATTTTGAACCTTCGCTGCCAATGGCATTGATCATCGGCAACGAAGCTCTCGGAATCTCCGATGATGTGTTGAAGGTCTGTGATGATTATCTTTACCTGCCGGTGCAGGGATGGAAGAATTCTCTGAATGTGGGGGTCGCTTTCGCGGCTATGGCATATCATCTCGTTTGTAATAACCAAATATCTGATAAATTTAAAGGAGCTCCTCAATGA
- a CDS encoding HAD family hydrolase, whose protein sequence is MTAKDIKKAVFLDRDGCLSPDDYGYISDPAGYSLYPYTPEALAILKKKGYLLFLVTNQSGIARGYFGIEELNKVHDKLQQLLGEHDLALDKIYFSPYFETGSVKPYNVRHEDRKPGLGMFLRAKDEFGFETRASWMIGDRYSDIAFGKKAGLTTILLMSGNGIKEMTDNMQDWEYKPDFIAENLIAAARLIELLDYEKP, encoded by the coding sequence GTGACAGCAAAAGATATTAAAAAAGCGGTGTTTCTCGACCGGGACGGATGTCTCAGTCCGGATGACTATGGGTATATCTCCGATCCAGCAGGATATTCCCTCTATCCATATACTCCTGAGGCGCTTGCGATCCTGAAGAAAAAGGGTTATCTGCTCTTTCTCGTCACCAATCAATCCGGAATCGCCAGAGGCTATTTTGGCATCGAGGAATTGAATAAAGTGCACGACAAGCTCCAGCAACTGCTTGGCGAGCATGATCTTGCGCTGGACAAGATCTATTTCTCGCCATATTTCGAGACCGGCAGTGTGAAACCATATAATGTCCGGCACGAAGACCGCAAACCGGGCTTGGGTATGTTTCTGCGTGCGAAGGATGAATTCGGATTCGAGACCCGTGCCTCCTGGATGATCGGAGACCGCTACTCGGATATCGCATTCGGCAAAAAAGCGGGCCTGACTACTATCCTCCTGATGAGCGGAAACGGCATCAAGGAAATGACGGATAACATGCAAGACTGGGAATACAAGCCGGATTTTATCGCCGAAAACCTGATTGCCGCTGCCAGATTGATAGAGCTGCTTGACTATGAAAAGCCTTGA
- a CDS encoding putative LPS assembly protein LptD: protein MKNIYLAILILLLASMLVLYAQAPAESGAVSLTEIGDSLDVDAKMDSLFYSADSIAYHYSEERIYLYGNTGILYQDSTISADSIFIDLKTEQAYSYGWTVMRDGDQILLGTDVAYDVRSQTGRMKDGVSRIEKNYYGGETIRKVDTDIYDIDDGTFTTCEHAEPDFWFSAKQLRIYRGDKIVGKPVIALVNHFPVFYFPFMTISIKRGRHPGFLIPEPGYNNVDGKFLRDISWYFPYKDYADLILSLDLMERTGWRTRFSSQYLRRYLFSGGVNLSYQKRVDPLQTYYDWSLRANHHHEMGEKATFDMNLDFVSNKRIWESSAIIDESLAQRLTSSMSYRKPLLSSYLNVGAIYTQDLINDRVSITLPSATFSMPPRPVYELFINPERSPDSWWSNLGYNYSVRLDHTGEVRDPRPGLNDIIWDNVPDPADSTSFLVRHNLGIKHRVGLSYNWKVLGWLNMRQGLDYGESWYDRDKNDEQWVRGYDYSAYASANFNIYGMSNFPAWKVRSVRHILTPSIGISYNPDLRENSRFFSFGGIGINSGNEAANLNLSLDQKWQIKFMGKGGERKINDVLGFTSRASANVLKDEKQFGLISHTLSFKPGSFALGNFKVQGTELLFKGLSLGYSSQISFSQDPYALLWDDLKMRNQYFSQSFSISGSAPYKKYFVRPKNRIFDPYEQPDSLQQIAEELVAGESSDNWRVSISQDIFAAEDIFEPTANNLRFDASFKLTDNWSMSYGNYYNVKKMDMLSQSLKISRSLHCWKLDVSYTRRNEFWEYRIVLFNTVLPDALRFQTRDSKRY, encoded by the coding sequence TGTATCTTTGACGGAGATAGGAGACAGCCTGGATGTCGATGCCAAGATGGACTCGCTTTTCTATTCGGCAGACAGCATCGCCTATCACTATAGCGAGGAACGGATCTATCTTTATGGCAATACGGGCATCCTTTATCAGGATTCCACCATCAGCGCTGATTCCATATTCATCGACCTAAAGACAGAACAGGCATACAGTTATGGCTGGACAGTGATGCGGGACGGGGATCAGATCCTTTTGGGAACGGATGTCGCTTATGATGTTCGGAGCCAGACCGGAAGGATGAAGGATGGAGTCTCACGCATCGAAAAGAACTATTATGGCGGTGAGACGATCCGCAAAGTGGACACGGATATTTATGACATTGACGATGGTACTTTCACGACCTGCGAACACGCGGAGCCGGATTTTTGGTTCAGCGCGAAACAACTGAGGATCTATCGTGGGGACAAGATCGTCGGCAAGCCGGTCATTGCCTTGGTGAACCACTTTCCGGTGTTCTATTTCCCCTTTATGACGATCTCGATCAAGCGCGGCAGACACCCCGGATTTCTGATTCCAGAGCCGGGCTACAACAACGTGGATGGCAAATTCCTGCGCGATATATCCTGGTATTTTCCCTACAAAGATTATGCAGACCTCATCCTCAGCCTCGATCTGATGGAAAGAACCGGCTGGCGGACGCGTTTTTCCTCTCAGTATCTCCGCCGCTATCTGTTTTCCGGAGGCGTGAATCTATCCTATCAAAAACGTGTTGATCCACTGCAAACCTATTATGACTGGTCTCTGAGAGCCAATCACCATCACGAAATGGGGGAGAAAGCGACCTTTGATATGAACTTGGACTTCGTCAGCAACAAGCGCATCTGGGAAAGCAGCGCTATTATTGACGAAAGCCTTGCCCAGAGGCTCACTTCATCGATGTCCTACCGCAAACCGCTACTCAGCTCATACCTCAATGTTGGCGCTATCTATACCCAGGATCTGATCAACGACCGGGTGTCAATCACCTTGCCCAGCGCAACGTTTTCGATGCCGCCGCGCCCGGTCTATGAGCTTTTCATCAATCCGGAAAGAAGTCCGGACTCATGGTGGAGCAATCTTGGCTACAACTACAGCGTCCGATTGGACCACACCGGCGAAGTGCGCGATCCGCGTCCCGGCTTGAATGATATCATCTGGGACAACGTGCCCGATCCTGCCGACAGCACAAGTTTCCTCGTGCGGCACAACCTTGGGATCAAGCATCGCGTAGGGCTTTCCTACAACTGGAAAGTGCTGGGGTGGTTGAACATGAGGCAGGGACTGGACTATGGTGAAAGCTGGTATGACCGCGACAAAAATGATGAACAGTGGGTGCGTGGCTATGACTATTCCGCCTATGCCAGTGCCAATTTCAATATTTATGGGATGAGCAATTTCCCGGCTTGGAAGGTGCGCTCCGTCCGACATATTTTGACGCCTTCGATCGGCATTTCCTATAATCCTGATTTGAGAGAGAATAGCCGGTTCTTCAGCTTTGGCGGGATCGGTATCAATTCCGGAAACGAAGCGGCAAACCTCAATCTCTCGCTGGATCAGAAATGGCAGATCAAATTCATGGGCAAAGGCGGGGAACGCAAGATCAACGATGTTTTAGGCTTCACGTCGCGCGCTTCAGCGAATGTGCTCAAGGACGAAAAGCAATTTGGACTGATCTCCCACACGCTGTCTTTCAAGCCCGGCTCCTTCGCTTTGGGAAATTTCAAAGTGCAGGGCACCGAGCTGCTGTTCAAGGGATTGAGCTTGGGTTACTCCTCTCAGATCAGCTTTTCCCAAGATCCATACGCGCTTCTATGGGACGACCTGAAGATGCGCAATCAGTATTTTTCCCAAAGCTTTAGCATCAGTGGTTCGGCACCATACAAGAAATACTTTGTGCGTCCCAAGAACCGCATATTCGATCCTTATGAACAACCGGACAGCCTGCAGCAGATCGCAGAAGAACTTGTCGCGGGGGAATCTTCGGATAACTGGCGCGTCTCGATCTCTCAAGATATCTTTGCCGCGGAGGATATCTTTGAACCAACCGCAAACAACCTGCGTTTTGATGCCTCATTTAAACTGACCGACAACTGGTCGATGAGCTATGGTAATTACTACAATGTCAAAAAGATGGACATGCTGTCCCAGAGCCTGAAGATCTCGCGCAGCCTGCATTGCTGGAAGCTGGACGTCTCTTATACCCGCCGCAACGAATTCTGGGAATATCGCATCGTGCTCTTCAATACCGTCCTGCCGGACGCTCTGAGGTTTCAAACTCGTGACAGCAAAAGATATTAA